From the genome of Carassius gibelio isolate Cgi1373 ecotype wild population from Czech Republic chromosome A16, carGib1.2-hapl.c, whole genome shotgun sequence, one region includes:
- the LOC128030502 gene encoding thyroid hormone receptor-associated protein 3 isoform X4 — protein sequence MSKTKKSESRSHSRSASRSRCRSDSRSRSRSRSSPRPRSRKRRYGSRSRSRSHSPSHNRERNHTREYQNQREFRGNHRGFRRPYYFRGRGQGFFRGRFQRGGRGGYNNYHPKNWQNFRQHHQQQQQQQQQQQYHPNSPKRGHSRSRSPKKQSKSPQSRSHSRRSDRSSSGRSPQSHHSSSSNSGSAKHSCKDLREDISVPEETRGGGDGALAEQVGGSPAAEENSDGDRTVEESQVLTNRDTSPKRASPQVFSTVTSDQLIDSATNETSPAQNAPSKGATTWKSVETAPSNTSPIKKSFTPVFNSFGLYSNIDQQTNETTAMSTAFALLKFLEEQKLKKQASAWDNNTHKGKSNGDIVCDQENGEIIEKGIELSRTVDYDMAGKEKSRSAKSGDGNKLSISSAKRGSQNRLTFQCEDGEDDDEEMEISNRVRDMENDPCKSKVTLSAREMFERHIRRMQDMALDDELEALLLCHKQERAANILAALSKRDQFSGMFKDPSPEKLSNVNPKEKSSSKPTLLPRRSSENREQEMFVVMNDESPPRASMKRSEFSVRMDSLRTPALTNERRNLLDFLHLDKKDWEFQSVLQHLQAQLSPKSPSELFAQHIVSIVHHIKAQYFPSSGLSLNDRFAMYQRRAAEKEFMKQRKSPEIHRRIDVSPSAFKRHALLIDEMKSSMENSFKVDGKKSKGDSMDLRLDIESRKKYLSGEREHREEEYGGRVSRKSPDASKEITTEKVSKNHKKFKKSKKKREHSESSSSSFSSVYHEKEAEIKAEGFSKVQQELREYGEPAERRWARGGFLRRRGRNWNRGNFHGSSNGDSQMNMPEKNDDWDQEYTPKSKKYFLSERDGEAEKKMIYTRVRGRGRGNAIRGKGRFILRRATNTNPTNNTSPKWAHDKFQATDEDEGEQQGEDVEQDQ from the exons ATGTCTAAGACAAAGAAATCAGAGTCCAGGTCTCACTCTCGATCGGCCTCCAGATCAAGATGCCGCTCTGATTCCCGCTCTCGCTCCAGATCACGAAGCAGCCCTAGACCTAGATCAAGGAAGCGCAGATACGG GTCTCGCTCTCGGTCAAGATCCCATTCTCCGTCCCACAACCGGGAGCGGAACCACACGCGGGAGTACCAGAACCAACGGGAGTTTCGAGGCAACCATAGAGGCTTCCGAAGGCCATATTACTTCCGCGGCAGAGGTCAGGGCTTTTTCCGTGGTCGCTTTCAGCGTGGTGGAAGGGGTGGATATAATAACTACCACCCCAAAAACTGGCAGAACTTCCGGCAGcaccatcagcagcagcagcagcagcagcagcagcagcagtaccACCCCAACAGCCCCAAGAGGGGCCACTCGCGTTCACGCTCTCCCAAGAAGCAGTCAAAAAGCCCGCAGTCCCGCAGCCATTCCCGCCGCTCTGACAGGTCGTCCTCAGGGAGATCACCTCAGTCGCACCATTCTTCCTCCTCCAACTCTGGGTCTGCCAAACACAGTTGCAAAGATCTAAGAGAGGACATCTCTGTGCCTGAAGAAACCCGAGGAGGAGGAGATGGGGCTCTGGCAGAGCAGGTGGGAGGCTCTCCTGCGGCTGAAGAGAACTCTGATGGAGACAGGACTGTGGAGGAATCTCAGGTTTTAACAAACCGTGACACTAGTCCTAAAAGGGCAAGTCCGCAGGTTTTCTCCACTGTCACTAGTGACCAACTGATTGACTCTGCAACCAACGAGACAAGTCCTGCTCAGAATGCTCCTAGTAAAGGTGCCACCACCTGGAAGAGTGTTGAAACTGCACCTTCAAACACCAGCCCCATAAAGAAAAGCTTTACACCAGTTTTCAATAGTTTTGGACTCTATTCAAATATTGACCAACAGACAAATGAGACGACTGCTATGTCCACTGCATTTGCATTATTGAA ATTCCTGGAGGAGCAAAAGCTTAAAAAACAGGCTTCTGCATGGGACAACAACACACATAAAGGGAAAAGTAATGGAGATATAGTATGTGATCAAGAAAATGGAGAAATTATTGAAAAAGGCATTGAGCTGTCTCGCACTGTAGATTACGATATGGCAGGAAAGGAGAAATCCAGATCTGCCAAGAGTGGTGATGGTAACAAGTTATCCATAAGCTCCGCTAAAAGGGGTTCACAAAACAGACTGACATTTCAGTGCGAGGATGGTGAGGACGATGATGAAGAAATGGAGATCTCCAATAGGGTGAGGGATATGGAAAACGACCCCTGCAAAAGCAAAGTGACGCTGTCTGCTCGTGAGATGTTTGAGAGGCATATCAGGAGAATGCAGGACATGGCATTGGACGATGAGCTGGAAGCTCTCCTGCTCTGCCATAAACAGGAAAGAGCAGCCAATATTCTAGCTGCTCTCTCTAAGAGAGACCAGTTCAGTGGCATGTTTAAGGATCCCTCACCTGAAAAGCTCTCTAATGTTAACCCAAAGGAGAAATCCTCTTCTAAACCCACTCTGCTGCCCAGGAGGAGCTCTGAGAACCGTGAGCAAGAGATGTTTGTAGTTATGAATGACGAATCCCCGCCAAGAGCTTCAATGAAAAGAAGTGAATTCAGTGTGAGGATGGATTCTCTGAG GACACCTGCTTTGACCAATGAAAGAAGGAATCTTCTGGATTTTCTGCATCTTGATAAGAAGGATTGGGAGTTTCAGTCTGTCCTTCAGCATCTTCAGGCTCAGCTTTCACCCAAAAGTCCATCTGAGCTGTTTGCCCAACACATAGTTTCAATTGTCCATCACATTAAAG CTCAATATTTTCCTTCCTCTGGATTGAGCCTAAATGACCGATTTGCCATGTACCAGAGGAGAGCTGCTGAGAAAGAATTCATGAAGCAGAGAAAGAGTCCAGAGATACACAG GAGAATTGATGTTTCTCCCAGTGCTTTTAAGAGGCACGCTCTTCTGATTGATGAGATGAAAAGCTCCATGGAAAACAGCTTCAAG GTCGATGGTAAAAAATCTAAAGGTGATTCAATGGACCTTCGGCTGGATATTGAGAGCAGAAAGAAATACTTGagtggagagagagagcacagagaggaAGAGTATGGAGGAAGAGTGTCGAGGAAATCTCCAGATGCAAGCAAGGAAATAACCACTGAGAAAGTCTCAAAGAACCACAAAAAATTTAA GAAAAGCAAGAAGAAACGGGAGCATTCTGAGTCATCATCCTCATCGTTTTCCTCTGTTTACCATGAAAAAGAGGCTGAGATCAAGGCAGAAGGCTTCTCCAAAGTCCAACAGGAGCTTAGAGAGTATGGAGAACCTGCAGAGAGAAGATGGGCACGAGGAGGCTTT CTTAGAAGACGCGGTAGAAACTGGAACCGAGGAAATTTCCATGGAAGCAGTAATggggattcacagatgaacatgcCAGAAAAGAATGATGACTGGGATCAAGAATACACCCCCAAGAGCAAGAAATACTTCTTA AGTGAAAGAGATGGGGAAGCTGAGAAGAAGATGATTTACACGCGAGTGCGTGGTCGTGGTCGCGGTAATGCTATTCGTGGAAAGGGACGTTTTATCCTCCGGAGGGCCACAAATACCAACCCCACCAATAATACGAGCCCTAAATGGGCCCATGATAAATTCCAGGCCACTGATGAAGATGAAGGCGAACAGCAAGGAGAAGATGTAGAACAGGACCAGTGA
- the LOC128030502 gene encoding thyroid hormone receptor-associated protein 3 isoform X1 yields the protein MSKTKKSESRSHSRSASRSRCRSDSRSRSRSRSSPRPRSRKRRYGSRSRSRSHSPSHNRERNHTREYQNQREFRGNHRGFRRPYYFRGRGQGFFRGRFQRGGRGGYNNYHPKNWQNFRQHHQQQQQQQQQQQYHPNSPKRGHSRSRSPKKQSKSPQSRSHSRRSDRSSSGRSPQSHHSSSSNSGSAKHSCKDLREDISVPEETRGGGDGALAEQVGGSPAAEENSDGDRTVEESQVLTNRDTSPKRASPQVFSTVTSDQLIDSATNETSPAQNAPSKGATTWKSVETAPSNTSPIKKSFTPVFNSFGLYSNIDQQTNETTAMSTAFALLKFLEEQKLKKQASAWDNNTHKGKSNGDIVCDQENGEIIEKGIELSRTVDYDMAGKEKSRSAKSGDGNKLSISSAKRGSQNRLTFQCEDGEDDDEEMEISNRVRDMENDPCKSKVTLSAREMFERHIRRMQDMALDDELEALLLCHKQERAANILAALSKRDQFSGMFKDPSPEKLSNVNPKEKSSSKPTLLPRRSSENREQEMFVVMNDESPPRASMKRSEFSVRMDSLRTPALTNERRNLLDFLHLDKKDWEFQSVLQHLQAQLSPKSPSELFAQHIVSIVHHIKAQYFPSSGLSLNDRFAMYQRRAAEKEFMKQRKSPEIHRRIDVSPSAFKRHALLIDEMKSSMENSFKVDGKKSKGDSMDLRLDIESRKKYLSGEREHREEEYGGRVSRKSPDASKEITTEKVSKNHKKFKKSKKKREHSESSSSSFSSVYHEKEAEIKAEGFSKVQQELREYGEPAERRWARGGFQLRRRGRNWNRGNFHGSSNGDSQMNMPEKNDDWDQEYTPKSKKYFLQSERDGEAEKKMIYTRVRGRGRGNAIRGKGRFILRRATNTNPTNNTSPKWAHDKFQATDEDEGEQQGEDVEQDQ from the exons ATGTCTAAGACAAAGAAATCAGAGTCCAGGTCTCACTCTCGATCGGCCTCCAGATCAAGATGCCGCTCTGATTCCCGCTCTCGCTCCAGATCACGAAGCAGCCCTAGACCTAGATCAAGGAAGCGCAGATACGG GTCTCGCTCTCGGTCAAGATCCCATTCTCCGTCCCACAACCGGGAGCGGAACCACACGCGGGAGTACCAGAACCAACGGGAGTTTCGAGGCAACCATAGAGGCTTCCGAAGGCCATATTACTTCCGCGGCAGAGGTCAGGGCTTTTTCCGTGGTCGCTTTCAGCGTGGTGGAAGGGGTGGATATAATAACTACCACCCCAAAAACTGGCAGAACTTCCGGCAGcaccatcagcagcagcagcagcagcagcagcagcagcagtaccACCCCAACAGCCCCAAGAGGGGCCACTCGCGTTCACGCTCTCCCAAGAAGCAGTCAAAAAGCCCGCAGTCCCGCAGCCATTCCCGCCGCTCTGACAGGTCGTCCTCAGGGAGATCACCTCAGTCGCACCATTCTTCCTCCTCCAACTCTGGGTCTGCCAAACACAGTTGCAAAGATCTAAGAGAGGACATCTCTGTGCCTGAAGAAACCCGAGGAGGAGGAGATGGGGCTCTGGCAGAGCAGGTGGGAGGCTCTCCTGCGGCTGAAGAGAACTCTGATGGAGACAGGACTGTGGAGGAATCTCAGGTTTTAACAAACCGTGACACTAGTCCTAAAAGGGCAAGTCCGCAGGTTTTCTCCACTGTCACTAGTGACCAACTGATTGACTCTGCAACCAACGAGACAAGTCCTGCTCAGAATGCTCCTAGTAAAGGTGCCACCACCTGGAAGAGTGTTGAAACTGCACCTTCAAACACCAGCCCCATAAAGAAAAGCTTTACACCAGTTTTCAATAGTTTTGGACTCTATTCAAATATTGACCAACAGACAAATGAGACGACTGCTATGTCCACTGCATTTGCATTATTGAA ATTCCTGGAGGAGCAAAAGCTTAAAAAACAGGCTTCTGCATGGGACAACAACACACATAAAGGGAAAAGTAATGGAGATATAGTATGTGATCAAGAAAATGGAGAAATTATTGAAAAAGGCATTGAGCTGTCTCGCACTGTAGATTACGATATGGCAGGAAAGGAGAAATCCAGATCTGCCAAGAGTGGTGATGGTAACAAGTTATCCATAAGCTCCGCTAAAAGGGGTTCACAAAACAGACTGACATTTCAGTGCGAGGATGGTGAGGACGATGATGAAGAAATGGAGATCTCCAATAGGGTGAGGGATATGGAAAACGACCCCTGCAAAAGCAAAGTGACGCTGTCTGCTCGTGAGATGTTTGAGAGGCATATCAGGAGAATGCAGGACATGGCATTGGACGATGAGCTGGAAGCTCTCCTGCTCTGCCATAAACAGGAAAGAGCAGCCAATATTCTAGCTGCTCTCTCTAAGAGAGACCAGTTCAGTGGCATGTTTAAGGATCCCTCACCTGAAAAGCTCTCTAATGTTAACCCAAAGGAGAAATCCTCTTCTAAACCCACTCTGCTGCCCAGGAGGAGCTCTGAGAACCGTGAGCAAGAGATGTTTGTAGTTATGAATGACGAATCCCCGCCAAGAGCTTCAATGAAAAGAAGTGAATTCAGTGTGAGGATGGATTCTCTGAG GACACCTGCTTTGACCAATGAAAGAAGGAATCTTCTGGATTTTCTGCATCTTGATAAGAAGGATTGGGAGTTTCAGTCTGTCCTTCAGCATCTTCAGGCTCAGCTTTCACCCAAAAGTCCATCTGAGCTGTTTGCCCAACACATAGTTTCAATTGTCCATCACATTAAAG CTCAATATTTTCCTTCCTCTGGATTGAGCCTAAATGACCGATTTGCCATGTACCAGAGGAGAGCTGCTGAGAAAGAATTCATGAAGCAGAGAAAGAGTCCAGAGATACACAG GAGAATTGATGTTTCTCCCAGTGCTTTTAAGAGGCACGCTCTTCTGATTGATGAGATGAAAAGCTCCATGGAAAACAGCTTCAAG GTCGATGGTAAAAAATCTAAAGGTGATTCAATGGACCTTCGGCTGGATATTGAGAGCAGAAAGAAATACTTGagtggagagagagagcacagagaggaAGAGTATGGAGGAAGAGTGTCGAGGAAATCTCCAGATGCAAGCAAGGAAATAACCACTGAGAAAGTCTCAAAGAACCACAAAAAATTTAA GAAAAGCAAGAAGAAACGGGAGCATTCTGAGTCATCATCCTCATCGTTTTCCTCTGTTTACCATGAAAAAGAGGCTGAGATCAAGGCAGAAGGCTTCTCCAAAGTCCAACAGGAGCTTAGAGAGTATGGAGAACCTGCAGAGAGAAGATGGGCACGAGGAGGCTTT CAGCTTAGAAGACGCGGTAGAAACTGGAACCGAGGAAATTTCCATGGAAGCAGTAATggggattcacagatgaacatgcCAGAAAAGAATGATGACTGGGATCAAGAATACACCCCCAAGAGCAAGAAATACTTCTTA CAGAGTGAAAGAGATGGGGAAGCTGAGAAGAAGATGATTTACACGCGAGTGCGTGGTCGTGGTCGCGGTAATGCTATTCGTGGAAAGGGACGTTTTATCCTCCGGAGGGCCACAAATACCAACCCCACCAATAATACGAGCCCTAAATGGGCCCATGATAAATTCCAGGCCACTGATGAAGATGAAGGCGAACAGCAAGGAGAAGATGTAGAACAGGACCAGTGA
- the LOC128030502 gene encoding thyroid hormone receptor-associated protein 3 isoform X3 — MSKTKKSESRSHSRSASRSRCRSDSRSRSRSRSSPRPRSRKRRYGSRSRSRSHSPSHNRERNHTREYQNQREFRGNHRGFRRPYYFRGRGQGFFRGRFQRGGRGGYNNYHPKNWQNFRQHHQQQQQQQQQQQYHPNSPKRGHSRSRSPKKQSKSPQSRSHSRRSDRSSSGRSPQSHHSSSSNSGSAKHSCKDLREDISVPEETRGGGDGALAEQVGGSPAAEENSDGDRTVEESQVLTNRDTSPKRASPQVFSTVTSDQLIDSATNETSPAQNAPSKGATTWKSVETAPSNTSPIKKSFTPVFNSFGLYSNIDQQTNETTAMSTAFALLKFLEEQKLKKQASAWDNNTHKGKSNGDIVCDQENGEIIEKGIELSRTVDYDMAGKEKSRSAKSGDGNKLSISSAKRGSQNRLTFQCEDGEDDDEEMEISNRVRDMENDPCKSKVTLSAREMFERHIRRMQDMALDDELEALLLCHKQERAANILAALSKRDQFSGMFKDPSPEKLSNVNPKEKSSSKPTLLPRRSSENREQEMFVVMNDESPPRASMKRSEFSVRMDSLRTPALTNERRNLLDFLHLDKKDWEFQSVLQHLQAQLSPKSPSELFAQHIVSIVHHIKAQYFPSSGLSLNDRFAMYQRRAAEKEFMKQRKSPEIHRRIDVSPSAFKRHALLIDEMKSSMENSFKVDGKKSKGDSMDLRLDIESRKKYLSGEREHREEEYGGRVSRKSPDASKEITTEKVSKNHKKFKKSKKKREHSESSSSSFSSVYHEKEAEIKAEGFSKVQQELREYGEPAERRWARGGFQLRRRGRNWNRGNFHGSSNGDSQMNMPEKNDDWDQEYTPKSKKYFLSERDGEAEKKMIYTRVRGRGRGNAIRGKGRFILRRATNTNPTNNTSPKWAHDKFQATDEDEGEQQGEDVEQDQ, encoded by the exons ATGTCTAAGACAAAGAAATCAGAGTCCAGGTCTCACTCTCGATCGGCCTCCAGATCAAGATGCCGCTCTGATTCCCGCTCTCGCTCCAGATCACGAAGCAGCCCTAGACCTAGATCAAGGAAGCGCAGATACGG GTCTCGCTCTCGGTCAAGATCCCATTCTCCGTCCCACAACCGGGAGCGGAACCACACGCGGGAGTACCAGAACCAACGGGAGTTTCGAGGCAACCATAGAGGCTTCCGAAGGCCATATTACTTCCGCGGCAGAGGTCAGGGCTTTTTCCGTGGTCGCTTTCAGCGTGGTGGAAGGGGTGGATATAATAACTACCACCCCAAAAACTGGCAGAACTTCCGGCAGcaccatcagcagcagcagcagcagcagcagcagcagcagtaccACCCCAACAGCCCCAAGAGGGGCCACTCGCGTTCACGCTCTCCCAAGAAGCAGTCAAAAAGCCCGCAGTCCCGCAGCCATTCCCGCCGCTCTGACAGGTCGTCCTCAGGGAGATCACCTCAGTCGCACCATTCTTCCTCCTCCAACTCTGGGTCTGCCAAACACAGTTGCAAAGATCTAAGAGAGGACATCTCTGTGCCTGAAGAAACCCGAGGAGGAGGAGATGGGGCTCTGGCAGAGCAGGTGGGAGGCTCTCCTGCGGCTGAAGAGAACTCTGATGGAGACAGGACTGTGGAGGAATCTCAGGTTTTAACAAACCGTGACACTAGTCCTAAAAGGGCAAGTCCGCAGGTTTTCTCCACTGTCACTAGTGACCAACTGATTGACTCTGCAACCAACGAGACAAGTCCTGCTCAGAATGCTCCTAGTAAAGGTGCCACCACCTGGAAGAGTGTTGAAACTGCACCTTCAAACACCAGCCCCATAAAGAAAAGCTTTACACCAGTTTTCAATAGTTTTGGACTCTATTCAAATATTGACCAACAGACAAATGAGACGACTGCTATGTCCACTGCATTTGCATTATTGAA ATTCCTGGAGGAGCAAAAGCTTAAAAAACAGGCTTCTGCATGGGACAACAACACACATAAAGGGAAAAGTAATGGAGATATAGTATGTGATCAAGAAAATGGAGAAATTATTGAAAAAGGCATTGAGCTGTCTCGCACTGTAGATTACGATATGGCAGGAAAGGAGAAATCCAGATCTGCCAAGAGTGGTGATGGTAACAAGTTATCCATAAGCTCCGCTAAAAGGGGTTCACAAAACAGACTGACATTTCAGTGCGAGGATGGTGAGGACGATGATGAAGAAATGGAGATCTCCAATAGGGTGAGGGATATGGAAAACGACCCCTGCAAAAGCAAAGTGACGCTGTCTGCTCGTGAGATGTTTGAGAGGCATATCAGGAGAATGCAGGACATGGCATTGGACGATGAGCTGGAAGCTCTCCTGCTCTGCCATAAACAGGAAAGAGCAGCCAATATTCTAGCTGCTCTCTCTAAGAGAGACCAGTTCAGTGGCATGTTTAAGGATCCCTCACCTGAAAAGCTCTCTAATGTTAACCCAAAGGAGAAATCCTCTTCTAAACCCACTCTGCTGCCCAGGAGGAGCTCTGAGAACCGTGAGCAAGAGATGTTTGTAGTTATGAATGACGAATCCCCGCCAAGAGCTTCAATGAAAAGAAGTGAATTCAGTGTGAGGATGGATTCTCTGAG GACACCTGCTTTGACCAATGAAAGAAGGAATCTTCTGGATTTTCTGCATCTTGATAAGAAGGATTGGGAGTTTCAGTCTGTCCTTCAGCATCTTCAGGCTCAGCTTTCACCCAAAAGTCCATCTGAGCTGTTTGCCCAACACATAGTTTCAATTGTCCATCACATTAAAG CTCAATATTTTCCTTCCTCTGGATTGAGCCTAAATGACCGATTTGCCATGTACCAGAGGAGAGCTGCTGAGAAAGAATTCATGAAGCAGAGAAAGAGTCCAGAGATACACAG GAGAATTGATGTTTCTCCCAGTGCTTTTAAGAGGCACGCTCTTCTGATTGATGAGATGAAAAGCTCCATGGAAAACAGCTTCAAG GTCGATGGTAAAAAATCTAAAGGTGATTCAATGGACCTTCGGCTGGATATTGAGAGCAGAAAGAAATACTTGagtggagagagagagcacagagaggaAGAGTATGGAGGAAGAGTGTCGAGGAAATCTCCAGATGCAAGCAAGGAAATAACCACTGAGAAAGTCTCAAAGAACCACAAAAAATTTAA GAAAAGCAAGAAGAAACGGGAGCATTCTGAGTCATCATCCTCATCGTTTTCCTCTGTTTACCATGAAAAAGAGGCTGAGATCAAGGCAGAAGGCTTCTCCAAAGTCCAACAGGAGCTTAGAGAGTATGGAGAACCTGCAGAGAGAAGATGGGCACGAGGAGGCTTT CAGCTTAGAAGACGCGGTAGAAACTGGAACCGAGGAAATTTCCATGGAAGCAGTAATggggattcacagatgaacatgcCAGAAAAGAATGATGACTGGGATCAAGAATACACCCCCAAGAGCAAGAAATACTTCTTA AGTGAAAGAGATGGGGAAGCTGAGAAGAAGATGATTTACACGCGAGTGCGTGGTCGTGGTCGCGGTAATGCTATTCGTGGAAAGGGACGTTTTATCCTCCGGAGGGCCACAAATACCAACCCCACCAATAATACGAGCCCTAAATGGGCCCATGATAAATTCCAGGCCACTGATGAAGATGAAGGCGAACAGCAAGGAGAAGATGTAGAACAGGACCAGTGA
- the LOC128030502 gene encoding thyroid hormone receptor-associated protein 3 isoform X5 encodes MKKCIRSRSRSRSHSPSHNRERNHTREYQNQREFRGNHRGFRRPYYFRGRGQGFFRGRFQRGGRGGYNNYHPKNWQNFRQHHQQQQQQQQQQQYHPNSPKRGHSRSRSPKKQSKSPQSRSHSRRSDRSSSGRSPQSHHSSSSNSGSAKHSCKDLREDISVPEETRGGGDGALAEQVGGSPAAEENSDGDRTVEESQVLTNRDTSPKRASPQVFSTVTSDQLIDSATNETSPAQNAPSKGATTWKSVETAPSNTSPIKKSFTPVFNSFGLYSNIDQQTNETTAMSTAFALLKFLEEQKLKKQASAWDNNTHKGKSNGDIVCDQENGEIIEKGIELSRTVDYDMAGKEKSRSAKSGDGNKLSISSAKRGSQNRLTFQCEDGEDDDEEMEISNRVRDMENDPCKSKVTLSAREMFERHIRRMQDMALDDELEALLLCHKQERAANILAALSKRDQFSGMFKDPSPEKLSNVNPKEKSSSKPTLLPRRSSENREQEMFVVMNDESPPRASMKRSEFSVRMDSLRTPALTNERRNLLDFLHLDKKDWEFQSVLQHLQAQLSPKSPSELFAQHIVSIVHHIKAQYFPSSGLSLNDRFAMYQRRAAEKEFMKQRKSPEIHRRIDVSPSAFKRHALLIDEMKSSMENSFKVDGKKSKGDSMDLRLDIESRKKYLSGEREHREEEYGGRVSRKSPDASKEITTEKVSKNHKKFKKSKKKREHSESSSSSFSSVYHEKEAEIKAEGFSKVQQELREYGEPAERRWARGGFQLRRRGRNWNRGNFHGSSNGDSQMNMPEKNDDWDQEYTPKSKKYFLQSERDGEAEKKMIYTRVRGRGRGNAIRGKGRFILRRATNTNPTNNTSPKWAHDKFQATDEDEGEQQGEDVEQDQ; translated from the exons ATGAAAAAATGCATCAG GTCTCGCTCTCGGTCAAGATCCCATTCTCCGTCCCACAACCGGGAGCGGAACCACACGCGGGAGTACCAGAACCAACGGGAGTTTCGAGGCAACCATAGAGGCTTCCGAAGGCCATATTACTTCCGCGGCAGAGGTCAGGGCTTTTTCCGTGGTCGCTTTCAGCGTGGTGGAAGGGGTGGATATAATAACTACCACCCCAAAAACTGGCAGAACTTCCGGCAGcaccatcagcagcagcagcagcagcagcagcagcagcagtaccACCCCAACAGCCCCAAGAGGGGCCACTCGCGTTCACGCTCTCCCAAGAAGCAGTCAAAAAGCCCGCAGTCCCGCAGCCATTCCCGCCGCTCTGACAGGTCGTCCTCAGGGAGATCACCTCAGTCGCACCATTCTTCCTCCTCCAACTCTGGGTCTGCCAAACACAGTTGCAAAGATCTAAGAGAGGACATCTCTGTGCCTGAAGAAACCCGAGGAGGAGGAGATGGGGCTCTGGCAGAGCAGGTGGGAGGCTCTCCTGCGGCTGAAGAGAACTCTGATGGAGACAGGACTGTGGAGGAATCTCAGGTTTTAACAAACCGTGACACTAGTCCTAAAAGGGCAAGTCCGCAGGTTTTCTCCACTGTCACTAGTGACCAACTGATTGACTCTGCAACCAACGAGACAAGTCCTGCTCAGAATGCTCCTAGTAAAGGTGCCACCACCTGGAAGAGTGTTGAAACTGCACCTTCAAACACCAGCCCCATAAAGAAAAGCTTTACACCAGTTTTCAATAGTTTTGGACTCTATTCAAATATTGACCAACAGACAAATGAGACGACTGCTATGTCCACTGCATTTGCATTATTGAA ATTCCTGGAGGAGCAAAAGCTTAAAAAACAGGCTTCTGCATGGGACAACAACACACATAAAGGGAAAAGTAATGGAGATATAGTATGTGATCAAGAAAATGGAGAAATTATTGAAAAAGGCATTGAGCTGTCTCGCACTGTAGATTACGATATGGCAGGAAAGGAGAAATCCAGATCTGCCAAGAGTGGTGATGGTAACAAGTTATCCATAAGCTCCGCTAAAAGGGGTTCACAAAACAGACTGACATTTCAGTGCGAGGATGGTGAGGACGATGATGAAGAAATGGAGATCTCCAATAGGGTGAGGGATATGGAAAACGACCCCTGCAAAAGCAAAGTGACGCTGTCTGCTCGTGAGATGTTTGAGAGGCATATCAGGAGAATGCAGGACATGGCATTGGACGATGAGCTGGAAGCTCTCCTGCTCTGCCATAAACAGGAAAGAGCAGCCAATATTCTAGCTGCTCTCTCTAAGAGAGACCAGTTCAGTGGCATGTTTAAGGATCCCTCACCTGAAAAGCTCTCTAATGTTAACCCAAAGGAGAAATCCTCTTCTAAACCCACTCTGCTGCCCAGGAGGAGCTCTGAGAACCGTGAGCAAGAGATGTTTGTAGTTATGAATGACGAATCCCCGCCAAGAGCTTCAATGAAAAGAAGTGAATTCAGTGTGAGGATGGATTCTCTGAG GACACCTGCTTTGACCAATGAAAGAAGGAATCTTCTGGATTTTCTGCATCTTGATAAGAAGGATTGGGAGTTTCAGTCTGTCCTTCAGCATCTTCAGGCTCAGCTTTCACCCAAAAGTCCATCTGAGCTGTTTGCCCAACACATAGTTTCAATTGTCCATCACATTAAAG CTCAATATTTTCCTTCCTCTGGATTGAGCCTAAATGACCGATTTGCCATGTACCAGAGGAGAGCTGCTGAGAAAGAATTCATGAAGCAGAGAAAGAGTCCAGAGATACACAG GAGAATTGATGTTTCTCCCAGTGCTTTTAAGAGGCACGCTCTTCTGATTGATGAGATGAAAAGCTCCATGGAAAACAGCTTCAAG GTCGATGGTAAAAAATCTAAAGGTGATTCAATGGACCTTCGGCTGGATATTGAGAGCAGAAAGAAATACTTGagtggagagagagagcacagagaggaAGAGTATGGAGGAAGAGTGTCGAGGAAATCTCCAGATGCAAGCAAGGAAATAACCACTGAGAAAGTCTCAAAGAACCACAAAAAATTTAA GAAAAGCAAGAAGAAACGGGAGCATTCTGAGTCATCATCCTCATCGTTTTCCTCTGTTTACCATGAAAAAGAGGCTGAGATCAAGGCAGAAGGCTTCTCCAAAGTCCAACAGGAGCTTAGAGAGTATGGAGAACCTGCAGAGAGAAGATGGGCACGAGGAGGCTTT CAGCTTAGAAGACGCGGTAGAAACTGGAACCGAGGAAATTTCCATGGAAGCAGTAATggggattcacagatgaacatgcCAGAAAAGAATGATGACTGGGATCAAGAATACACCCCCAAGAGCAAGAAATACTTCTTA CAGAGTGAAAGAGATGGGGAAGCTGAGAAGAAGATGATTTACACGCGAGTGCGTGGTCGTGGTCGCGGTAATGCTATTCGTGGAAAGGGACGTTTTATCCTCCGGAGGGCCACAAATACCAACCCCACCAATAATACGAGCCCTAAATGGGCCCATGATAAATTCCAGGCCACTGATGAAGATGAAGGCGAACAGCAAGGAGAAGATGTAGAACAGGACCAGTGA